In Alicyclobacillus macrosporangiidus CPP55, a single window of DNA contains:
- the mutM gene encoding DNA-formamidopyrimidine glycosylase — protein MPELPEVENVRRDLEALVVGRTVERVDVRLARIVRTPDDAAEFALRLAGCTVTGVRRRGKYLLFDVPPYCLVSHLRMEGRYGLAAADDPEAPHTHVVFHFTDGTQLRYRDVRQFGTMDLVPAEGPYPPGLAELGPEPFDPALDAKTFRARLHHRRAPIKAVLLDQTCVAGLGNIYVDESLFLAGIHPERPASGLTRAQCAALLDAIREILTRAIEAGGSSVRSYVNGYGRHGGFQMQLNVYARAGEPCHRCGTPIEKLRVAGRGTHVCPACQPAPRRRGSQRGSRASQAGSGGGSLDGGLGIRGGRKP, from the coding sequence GTGCCGGAGTTGCCTGAGGTGGAAAATGTGCGCCGGGACCTGGAGGCCCTGGTGGTGGGGCGGACCGTCGAAAGGGTGGACGTGCGGTTGGCGCGGATCGTCCGCACGCCGGACGACGCTGCGGAATTCGCGCTGCGGCTGGCCGGGTGCACGGTGACCGGTGTCCGGCGGCGCGGCAAGTACCTTCTCTTCGACGTGCCGCCCTATTGCCTGGTGTCCCACCTGCGGATGGAGGGCCGGTACGGGCTCGCCGCAGCAGATGATCCGGAGGCGCCGCACACGCACGTGGTGTTCCACTTCACGGACGGGACGCAACTGCGCTACCGGGACGTGCGCCAGTTCGGGACGATGGACCTGGTGCCAGCGGAGGGGCCGTACCCCCCGGGGCTGGCGGAACTGGGTCCGGAACCGTTCGATCCCGCACTGGACGCGAAGACCTTCCGCGCTCGGCTACACCATCGGCGGGCACCCATCAAGGCGGTGCTGCTCGATCAGACATGCGTCGCCGGGCTCGGGAATATCTATGTGGACGAGTCCTTGTTTCTCGCGGGCATCCACCCGGAGCGGCCAGCCTCGGGCCTGACGCGCGCTCAGTGCGCCGCCTTGCTCGACGCCATCCGGGAGATTCTGACGCGGGCCATCGAGGCGGGCGGGTCCTCCGTGCGCAGCTACGTCAACGGGTACGGGCGGCACGGCGGGTTTCAGATGCAGCTCAACGTGTATGCCCGCGCGGGGGAGCCTTGCCACAGGTGCGGCACGCCCATTGAGAAGCTGCGCGTGGCCGGGCGGGGGACACACGTGTGCCCGGCCTGCCAGCCGGCGCCGCGGCGGCGGGGAAGCCAACGGGGCAGCCGGGCTAGCCAAGCCGGCAGCGGGGGCGGCAGCCTGGACGGCGGCCTGGGAATCCGGGGCGGTAGAAAACCATGA
- the polA gene encoding DNA polymerase I, protein MAGRRPKLILIDGNSIAYRAFFALPALSNAEGQFTNAVFGFTQMLLKLLQDESPTHIAVAFDAGKETFRHGLYEAYKGTREKTPGELSEQFPLLREVLQAFSIPALEVPNYEADDIIGTLSKRAEEAGVDTLIVSGDKDLLQLVSERVHAALTRKGITEMDRYDPQAVFERFGLTPAQIVDLKGLMGDASDNIPGVPGVGEKTAVKLLQAHGSVEEVLAHTGEVSGAKLRERLETYRDQALLSKQLATIHRDAPIDWGLEDLAYAGYNPSEVRRVFQRLGFRSLLDKIPREIDTPGQPSTASDGKRFQPQVQRIETLDAYRQLVRRLTSPIGILPVYDREDYQTARLLGVAVGCGDQGWLVSFESELGPTDVMDLWKSEYDKVVFDLKSLAVLLDGHGITLENDGTWFDVMLGSYLLNPSDGEVSLADIVEREAHRRVVPAKPGEPEHAEAQARLAACLPALRSHLFPALAAQEVDHLYGEIELPLEFVLARMEVLGFRVNQDKLRAFGAELERKLAELTKRIHERAGMEFNINSPKQLGEVLFEKLGLPALKKTKTGYSTSADVLEKLAPYNEIVQDILEYRMIGKLLSTYVEGLLKVIRPETGRVHTRFHQALTATGRLSSSEPNLQNIPIRMEEGRELRKAFEPTYEDWVILSADYSQIELRVLAHLSGDEALLDAFRSGADIHASTAATVFEVPIDQVTPAQRRQAKAVNFGIVYGISDYGLSQNLNIPRKQAAEFIEEYFRKFPGVARYMQEIVETARKQGYVTTLLNRRRYLPDIHSRNFNQRSFAERTAMNTPIQGSAADIIKLAMVRIDRALAESGLQARMLLQVHDELIFECPEAEADRLVELVQENMENALALNVPLKVDIHTGKTWYDAK, encoded by the coding sequence CTTAGCGAACAGTTTCCCTTGTTGCGGGAGGTGCTGCAGGCTTTCTCCATCCCCGCCCTGGAAGTGCCCAATTACGAAGCGGATGATATCATCGGCACCTTGTCCAAACGGGCGGAGGAGGCAGGGGTGGACACCCTCATCGTCTCAGGGGACAAGGACCTTTTGCAGTTGGTCAGCGAGCGGGTGCACGCGGCCCTGACGCGCAAGGGCATCACGGAGATGGACCGGTATGATCCACAGGCCGTCTTCGAACGCTTCGGTCTGACGCCGGCACAGATCGTCGATCTCAAGGGCCTGATGGGCGACGCCTCCGACAACATCCCCGGCGTGCCTGGCGTGGGGGAGAAGACTGCCGTTAAGCTGCTTCAGGCCCACGGCAGCGTGGAAGAGGTGCTCGCGCACACCGGGGAGGTCTCGGGAGCGAAACTGCGGGAACGGTTGGAGACGTACCGGGATCAGGCTTTGTTGTCGAAGCAACTCGCCACCATCCACCGGGATGCGCCCATCGATTGGGGACTGGAGGATCTCGCCTACGCCGGCTACAACCCGTCCGAGGTACGTCGTGTGTTTCAGCGGCTGGGTTTTCGTTCCCTTCTCGACAAGATTCCCCGGGAAATCGACACGCCGGGACAACCTTCAACGGCGTCCGACGGCAAACGCTTCCAACCGCAGGTGCAGCGGATCGAGACCCTCGACGCGTACCGGCAACTGGTGCGCCGCTTGACGAGCCCCATCGGCATCCTTCCGGTGTATGACCGGGAGGATTACCAGACCGCCCGGCTCCTCGGGGTGGCCGTGGGCTGCGGTGATCAGGGGTGGCTCGTGTCGTTCGAATCGGAGCTGGGGCCGACCGACGTGATGGACCTGTGGAAATCGGAGTACGACAAGGTGGTCTTCGATTTGAAGTCGCTGGCGGTGCTGCTCGACGGCCACGGGATCACGCTGGAGAACGACGGCACCTGGTTTGACGTGATGCTCGGCAGCTACCTGCTCAACCCGTCGGACGGCGAGGTCAGCCTCGCCGACATCGTCGAGCGGGAGGCCCACCGGCGGGTCGTGCCCGCCAAGCCGGGGGAACCCGAACACGCCGAGGCCCAAGCCCGCCTGGCCGCGTGTCTGCCTGCCCTGAGAAGCCACCTGTTTCCGGCGCTGGCGGCGCAGGAGGTGGATCACCTGTACGGGGAGATCGAGCTGCCGTTAGAGTTCGTCCTCGCCCGGATGGAGGTCCTCGGCTTTCGCGTCAATCAGGACAAGCTGCGTGCGTTCGGTGCGGAATTGGAGCGAAAGCTGGCGGAGTTGACCAAGCGGATCCATGAGCGGGCGGGGATGGAATTCAACATCAACTCGCCGAAGCAACTCGGCGAGGTCCTGTTCGAGAAGCTCGGCCTCCCGGCGCTCAAGAAGACGAAAACCGGGTACTCCACCAGCGCCGACGTGTTGGAGAAGCTGGCGCCCTACAACGAGATCGTCCAGGACATCCTGGAGTACCGGATGATCGGCAAGCTGTTGTCGACGTACGTCGAGGGGCTGCTCAAGGTCATCCGCCCGGAGACGGGGCGCGTGCACACCCGGTTCCACCAGGCGCTGACCGCGACGGGGCGGCTGTCGAGTTCGGAGCCGAACCTGCAGAACATCCCCATCCGCATGGAGGAAGGGCGCGAGCTGAGAAAGGCGTTCGAACCGACGTACGAGGATTGGGTGATCCTCTCGGCGGACTACTCGCAGATTGAGCTGCGCGTCCTGGCGCATCTGTCGGGGGACGAAGCGTTGCTGGACGCCTTCCGCAGTGGGGCGGACATCCACGCCAGCACGGCTGCGACGGTGTTTGAGGTGCCGATCGATCAGGTGACCCCTGCCCAACGGCGCCAGGCGAAGGCGGTCAACTTCGGGATCGTGTACGGGATCAGCGACTACGGGCTGTCGCAGAATTTGAACATTCCGCGCAAGCAGGCGGCCGAGTTCATCGAGGAGTACTTCCGCAAGTTCCCGGGCGTCGCCCGGTACATGCAGGAGATTGTGGAGACGGCGCGCAAGCAGGGGTACGTGACCACCCTGCTCAACCGTCGCCGCTATCTGCCCGACATCCACAGCCGCAACTTCAACCAGCGCAGTTTCGCCGAGCGCACAGCGATGAACACGCCCATCCAGGGATCGGCGGCGGACATCATCAAGTTGGCGATGGTCCGGATCGACCGGGCGCTCGCGGAATCCGGGCTGCAGGCGCGGATGCTCCTGCAGGTGCATGATGAGCTCATCTTCGAGTGCCCGGAGGCGGAGGCGGACCGGCTGGTGGAACTGGTACAAGAAAACATGGAAAATGCCCTGGCTTTGAATGTACCTTTGAAGGTGGACATTCACACGGGGAAGACGTGGTACGACGCGAAGTAG
- a CDS encoding lytic transglycosylase domain-containing protein yields MGAVVCAGSAGGARLMVVVLRKRALAALILLIGVVFLITSNTFWRWMYPIGYQTEIRQAASEAQIDPLLIASVIRVESQFHSEDVSHAGAIGLMQLMPETARWLAERMNGAAGPGAHAGAEGSAGSAGTAGGVARSGSNAAGSPVDTARLADPAVNIRLGTWYIRYLVDQFHGNQVAAIAAYNSGPKRVSGWLADGTWDGQLKTLNDIPVGETRHFVGRVFYNYDLYQRIYGSDPLWRTPMAGSGAVK; encoded by the coding sequence GTGGGAGCGGTTGTGTGCGCAGGCTCGGCGGGCGGGGCGCGCCTGATGGTGGTGGTGCTCCGAAAGCGCGCGCTGGCTGCGCTCATTCTCCTGATTGGCGTCGTGTTCCTCATCACCTCCAACACGTTCTGGCGTTGGATGTACCCCATCGGATACCAGACGGAGATCCGGCAGGCGGCGTCGGAGGCCCAGATCGATCCCCTCCTCATCGCCAGCGTCATCCGCGTCGAGAGCCAGTTTCACAGCGAGGACGTTTCGCACGCAGGCGCCATCGGATTGATGCAGCTGATGCCGGAGACAGCCCGGTGGTTGGCCGAGCGGATGAACGGGGCGGCGGGCCCGGGGGCGCATGCGGGGGCCGAGGGCAGTGCTGGGAGTGCTGGGACTGCTGGGGGTGTGGCCAGGAGCGGATCGAACGCGGCAGGATCGCCGGTGGACACCGCGCGGCTGGCCGACCCGGCTGTCAACATCCGTCTCGGCACGTGGTACATTCGCTATCTGGTGGATCAGTTCCACGGCAACCAGGTGGCGGCCATCGCGGCGTACAACTCTGGTCCCAAGCGGGTCTCCGGGTGGCTGGCGGACGGCACGTGGGACGGACAGTTGAAGACGCTGAACGACATTCCCGTCGGCGAGACGCGCCATTTCGTCGGGCGCGTGTTCTACAACTACGACCTGTACCAGCGCATCTACGGCAGCGATCCCCTGTGGCGCACACCTATGGCGGGCAGCGGAGCGGTGAAGTGA
- the coaE gene encoding dephospho-CoA kinase (Dephospho-CoA kinase (CoaE) performs the final step in coenzyme A biosynthesis.), whose product MIVGLTGGIATGKSTVTQMLRDLGAYVVDADVWARRVVEPGTPGLQEIAAAFGPEVLNPDGTLNRARLGAIVFHDEAARLRLNAITHPRVRAGMKEETERYLAAHPDEPIVWDVPLLFEGETRFLVNVTVLVWCDEATQLRRLMARNGLDEAEAMARIRAQMPMEEKRRMADYVIDNGGTLEETRAQVVTLWERLCAQARRAGRA is encoded by the coding sequence GTGATCGTCGGATTGACCGGCGGGATCGCCACAGGCAAGAGCACGGTGACGCAGATGCTCCGGGACCTGGGCGCGTACGTGGTGGACGCGGATGTGTGGGCACGCCGAGTGGTGGAACCAGGGACGCCGGGGCTGCAGGAGATCGCGGCGGCCTTCGGCCCGGAGGTGCTGAACCCGGACGGGACGTTGAATCGGGCACGGCTCGGCGCCATCGTGTTCCACGACGAGGCGGCCCGCCTGCGGCTCAACGCCATCACGCATCCCCGAGTGCGGGCCGGGATGAAGGAAGAGACAGAGCGATACCTGGCGGCGCATCCGGACGAGCCCATCGTCTGGGACGTGCCCCTGCTGTTCGAGGGCGAGACGCGGTTTCTCGTGAACGTGACGGTGCTGGTCTGGTGCGACGAAGCGACGCAGCTGCGGCGGCTGATGGCGCGCAACGGGCTCGACGAAGCGGAGGCGATGGCGCGTATCCGGGCGCAGATGCCGATGGAGGAGAAGCGGCGGATGGCCGACTATGTGATCGACAACGGAGGCACCCTGGAGGAGACCCGCGCGCAGGTGGTCACCCTGTGGGAGCGGTTGTGTGCGCAGGCTCGGCGGGCGGGGCGCGCCTGA